In a single window of the Bacteroidales bacterium genome:
- the citD gene encoding citrate lyase acyl carrier protein, producing the protein MPQKIYTAGINEAGTRSDCFVSLELTNKGGINIEVQSIVGSLFGDSIEKLCREELKFFDIDNANVKIEDTGALDFVLSARIEACIKQAVNTDKEFLLDIIEDNKYQTKKDIFRFSRLYLPGNSPKMMLNAGVHNPNGVILDLEDSVAPSKKEEAKFIIRNALRSVDFYGAERMVRINQLPKGLEDIKYVVPHYVNLLLIPKCETAEQIKSVEEEIKNQRKKFEFDYPIFLMPIIESALGIENAFEIANSSENIVAMAIGLEDFTADIGVKRTKEGKESLYARTRLVNACKAVGIQPIDSVFSDVADEEGLRTNVKDSKALGFEGIGCIHPRQITPIHECFAPDSQEIEKAKKIITAFKDAEEKGLGVISIGSKMIDLPVVKRAEKTVESAQKLGLLSKDWLYEEK; encoded by the coding sequence ATATACAGCAGGAATTAATGAAGCCGGAACTCGTTCAGATTGTTTCGTAAGTTTAGAGTTGACAAATAAAGGAGGAATTAATATTGAAGTTCAAAGCATTGTCGGATCATTATTCGGTGATTCAATTGAAAAATTATGTCGAGAAGAGCTGAAATTTTTCGATATTGATAACGCAAATGTAAAGATAGAAGATACCGGAGCTTTGGATTTTGTCTTGTCGGCAAGGATTGAAGCATGTATTAAACAAGCTGTTAATACTGATAAAGAGTTCTTACTTGATATTATTGAAGATAATAAATATCAAACTAAAAAAGATATTTTCAGATTTTCCAGATTATATCTTCCGGGTAATTCTCCTAAAATGATGCTTAATGCAGGTGTTCATAATCCAAACGGAGTTATTCTTGACCTCGAAGATTCAGTAGCTCCCTCAAAAAAAGAAGAAGCAAAATTTATTATCAGAAATGCTTTGAGAAGTGTTGATTTTTACGGTGCAGAAAGAATGGTGAGAATTAACCAATTACCGAAAGGCTTGGAAGATATAAAATATGTGGTGCCTCACTATGTTAATTTGCTTTTGATACCAAAATGTGAGACAGCTGAACAAATAAAATCGGTTGAAGAGGAGATTAAAAATCAAAGAAAAAAGTTTGAGTTTGATTATCCGATCTTTTTAATGCCGATAATTGAAAGTGCTTTGGGAATTGAAAATGCTTTTGAAATTGCAAATTCATCAGAAAATATTGTTGCAATGGCAATAGGCTTGGAAGACTTCACCGCAGATATTGGTGTAAAACGAACAAAAGAAGGAAAGGAATCCTTATATGCAAGAACTCGTTTGGTAAATGCATGTAAAGCTGTCGGTATTCAACCTATAGATTCTGTTTTTTCTGATGTAGCTGATGAGGAAGGTTTAAGAACGAATGTAAAAGATTCCAAAGCATTAGGTTTTGAAGGAATAGGTTGTATTCATCCGAGACAAATAACTCCGATTCATGAATGTTTTGCTCCTGATTCTCAAGAAATTGAAAAAGCGAAAAAGATTATCACAGCTTTTAAAGATGCTGAAGAGAAAGGATTGGGTGTTATTTCTATAGGCTCAAAAATGATAGATCTCCCGGTTGTAAAAAGAGCAGAAAAAACTGTTGAGTCAGCACAAAAATTAGGACTTTTATCAAAAGATTGGTTATACGAGGAGAAATAA
- a CDS encoding PorT family protein, with product MKKILFLILITFMIIPSVYSQNNIGIFIGGGVSDMRFRTDSVEDDKEFNKEELNFRKIYHAGFNFENVLIERMLYLQFGIHARSSGFSAHDDSVGMYFHNIHIPLEIKYKYFFNKRGEGYLYASGGPYVSAAYRGIQYDQEAVDYFMDTDGSYEMYNPRLKLGKSEEDDIEPLDFGINIGLGFGYSHLQIGYNFGLGFSNVIPSEFLELEPGEDPYKFKLLNGYHTLTVGFYFSNN from the coding sequence ATGAAAAAAATTCTTTTTTTAATTTTAATAACATTTATGATAATTCCTTCTGTATATTCTCAAAATAATATCGGAATATTTATCGGAGGGGGAGTTTCGGATATGAGATTTAGAACGGATAGTGTTGAAGATGATAAAGAATTTAATAAAGAAGAGTTAAATTTCAGAAAGATATATCATGCCGGTTTTAATTTTGAAAATGTTTTAATTGAAAGGATGTTATATCTTCAGTTTGGGATACATGCAAGAAGCAGTGGTTTTTCAGCACATGATGACAGTGTCGGAATGTATTTTCATAATATTCATATACCTCTTGAAATAAAGTATAAGTATTTTTTCAACAAAAGAGGTGAAGGGTATTTGTATGCTTCAGGCGGCCCTTATGTCTCGGCAGCTTACAGAGGAATTCAATATGATCAAGAAGCAGTTGATTATTTTATGGATACAGACGGAAGTTATGAAATGTATAATCCGAGATTGAAACTCGGTAAGTCAGAAGAAGATGATATTGAACCGCTTGATTTTGGTATTAATATCGGCTTAGGATTTGGTTACAGCCATCTTCAAATAGGTTATAATTTCGGTCTTGGATTTAGTAATGTTATTCCTTCTGAATTTTTGGAACTTGAACCCGGAGAAGATCCCTATAAATTTAAGTTATTAAACGGATATCATACTTTAACAGTAGGATTTTATTTTTCAAATAATTAG
- the nth gene encoding endonuclease III — MTKKERYKKIIDYFQQNMPVAETELNYKSPYELLVSVILSAQCTDKRVNIITSDLFKRFPDAESLSEVEPGKVFEYIKSCSYPNNKSKHLVGMAKMLVSDFNNIVPSDINELQKLPGVGRKTANVIASVVFNKPAMAVDTHVFRVSERIGLTLNAKTPLAAEEQLVKNIPEELLTIAHHWLILHGRYVCIARNPKCTDCGILQFCKYYKKKH, encoded by the coding sequence ATGACAAAAAAAGAAAGATATAAAAAAATCATTGATTATTTTCAACAGAATATGCCTGTTGCCGAAACAGAGTTGAATTATAAATCTCCTTATGAATTATTGGTTTCTGTTATTCTCTCTGCTCAATGTACGGATAAGCGAGTAAATATTATTACATCTGACCTTTTTAAAAGATTTCCTGATGCTGAAAGTTTATCAGAGGTTGAACCGGGAAAAGTTTTTGAATATATTAAATCTTGTTCATATCCTAATAATAAGTCTAAGCATTTAGTGGGCATGGCAAAGATGTTAGTTTCTGATTTCAATAATATTGTACCGTCTGATATAAATGAATTGCAGAAATTACCCGGTGTCGGCAGAAAAACAGCTAATGTTATTGCTTCTGTTGTGTTTAATAAACCTGCGATGGCAGTTGATACACATGTTTTCAGAGTTTCTGAAAGAATTGGCTTGACCTTAAATGCAAAAACTCCCCTTGCTGCCGAGGAACAATTAGTAAAAAATATTCCTGAAGAATTGCTTACTATTGCCCATCATTGGCTTATTCTTCACGGGAGATATGTTTGCATTGCCCGAAATCCTAAATGTACAGATTGCGGGATTTTACAATTTTGTAAATATTATAAAAAGAAGCACTAA